A single Streptomyces sannanensis DNA region contains:
- a CDS encoding integrase core domain-containing protein, which yields MLRLRPAPPRRVRSGGGAGAVDSTSRRHNCHARARMLREPPPLSASLEREVPPSVCVINESAGPAREPGLRDPVRLVAEFGVRLSVGRTGQCWDNALAESFFATLKRELLGDRPWPSRATARTAIFEWIESWYNIRRLHSSLGYRSPAEYETVLAA from the coding sequence ATGCTGCGTTTGCGTCCAGCCCCGCCCCGGCGCGTGCGCTCCGGTGGTGGGGCAGGGGCCGTTGACTCGACCTCGCGTCGCCACAACTGCCACGCACGAGCGCGGATGTTGCGGGAGCCTCCCCCACTCTCGGCTTCGCTCGAGCGGGAGGTGCCCCCATCGGTCTGCGTGATCAACGAATCCGCAGGACCGGCACGCGAACCAGGCCTGCGAGACCCGGTTCGCCTTGTAGCCGAGTTCGGTGTCCGACTTTCGGTCGGCCGCACTGGGCAGTGCTGGGACAACGCCCTCGCTGAGTCCTTCTTCGCCACCCTGAAGCGGGAGTTGCTTGGCGACCGGCCGTGGCCGAGCCGGGCAACGGCCAGGACCGCGATCTTCGAGTGGATCGAGAGCTGGTACAACATACGCAGGCTGCACAGCAGCCTCGGCTACCGCAGTCCCGCCGAGTACGAGACCGTCCTCGCGGCCTGA
- a CDS encoding endonuclease/exonuclease/phosphatase family protein, whose translation MLHVDRWWGKNTQGRSPWARGRVLASLAVLVAGLQAFHSAVPNTVGRFGSLLETFLPWLGLPVLLMLGLALLRRSATALVALLLPAAVWANLFGGLLLDEDCGVPDIMAVQHNVSDENTDPVGTARALIRSAPDLIALQELTPSAAPLYETVLASDYPHHAVRGTVGLWSKYPLADVRSLDIKPEGIGDDWSRGLRSSAQTPWGDIAVYVAHLPSVRVRMSGFSSGRRDESAGLLGAAIAAEELDEVILLGDLNSTVDDRGLAPVTSQMNSARRGFAFSWPAAFPLSRIDHVLTRSATVTGIRTLPATGSDHLPIAAGIKLGP comes from the coding sequence CTGCTTCACGTCGACCGGTGGTGGGGCAAGAACACGCAAGGCCGGTCACCCTGGGCGCGTGGCCGTGTTCTCGCGTCGCTCGCGGTTCTGGTCGCCGGGCTGCAGGCATTCCACTCTGCCGTGCCCAACACCGTGGGCCGCTTTGGTAGCCTGCTGGAGACGTTTCTGCCCTGGCTCGGCCTGCCCGTTCTGTTGATGCTCGGCCTGGCGCTGCTTCGCCGCTCGGCCACCGCGCTGGTCGCCCTGTTGTTGCCCGCAGCCGTCTGGGCGAACCTCTTCGGCGGGTTGCTCCTCGACGAGGACTGCGGCGTACCCGACATCATGGCGGTCCAGCACAACGTCAGTGACGAGAACACCGACCCCGTGGGAACAGCGCGCGCCCTGATCAGGTCCGCACCGGATCTCATCGCTCTTCAAGAACTGACACCCTCCGCAGCGCCGCTCTACGAGACAGTGCTGGCATCGGACTACCCTCACCACGCGGTCCGGGGAACTGTCGGACTCTGGTCGAAGTACCCGCTGGCAGACGTCCGGTCGTTGGACATCAAGCCAGAGGGGATCGGGGACGACTGGAGTCGTGGGCTGCGCTCCAGCGCACAGACGCCGTGGGGCGACATCGCGGTGTACGTGGCCCACCTGCCCTCGGTCCGTGTCCGAATGAGCGGTTTCAGCTCCGGCCGGCGGGACGAAAGCGCCGGATTGCTGGGCGCGGCCATCGCCGCCGAGGAGCTGGACGAAGTGATCCTGCTGGGTGACCTCAACAGCACGGTGGACGACCGTGGACTGGCCCCGGTCACCTCGCAGATGAATTCCGCACGGCGAGGCTTCGCCTTCAGCTGGCCTGCAGCCTTCCCCTTGTCCCGGATCGACCACGTCCTGACTCGCTCGGCGACCGTCACGGGCATCCGGACCCTGCCGGCCACCGGCAGCGACCACCTGCCGATCGCCGCCGGCATCAAGCTCGGACCGTGA
- a CDS encoding terpene synthase family protein — MAGFVAPSASAAEVELLACWGAFITLVDDVFDRDLQHASPAEVRAVLQPLVAVVAGAGTGTAPAAAALEDLWQRTAVGTVPDWRRRFAASYASFAEATCEEARWRETGYMPSVQEYVRLRRRTITVAPLLLVAQRCLSAWPDAEGLHDICADVVAWTNDLFDAGSEQAGQVGLVDVLARERGVDRGEAAETARAMIEERLDDFDGLAGQLAAGWCVEGARSRVETVRTFLDGAVAWQYESRRYRATLPSQRVSEGVRADPVETAVVRLERRLALVVAPGGAVPDRCASRVLETALFLALLRTRGTHRDEQRQLASYLERRRGDADLLDALLIDACLRPHTLPADAADAAVDCVAGESVHGVGGRGRLKRSMLHAVLHVLGGLRLNAQDTPDPAPTNALSTFSTIHLLAVRVFYAQVTGYPHTVSTGERFQLADLLDDDQGRLLWEASAATELLGLNALQSYRPGHPVIDRAITGLLHARDSDGGMPFLDSQDVWLSAVGGLAFLGRPALRRYTARMGEFVAAWQAADGGWPFASGVRQTDVDTAARCMEFLQALDADRYRHHLDRGAAYLAVTAGPDGGFPTWLEGDDPDLDMTAGAVIALATRGPSCTRLVTAATRFIVDAQRPDGTWTPSWTLSESSVILRAVDALQAARGTPGIDSVRLTAAITRAAARLTATQQPDGGWGHTPDNASDALSTAQAIPVTARYGPPHVTPAATAYLLSQQDETGRFPAPPDQVGPRPMPFDFPVVADLHTLAALTRVRFVQRQRRAA, encoded by the coding sequence ATGGCGGGGTTTGTCGCCCCTTCGGCCTCGGCGGCGGAGGTGGAACTGCTGGCCTGCTGGGGGGCATTTATCACGCTGGTGGACGACGTCTTCGACCGGGACCTGCAGCACGCTTCACCTGCCGAGGTCCGCGCCGTGCTGCAACCTTTGGTCGCGGTGGTCGCGGGCGCCGGTACGGGGACGGCGCCCGCAGCTGCCGCCCTCGAGGACCTCTGGCAGCGCACGGCCGTCGGGACTGTGCCGGACTGGCGCAGGCGGTTTGCCGCCTCCTACGCGTCGTTCGCCGAAGCGACGTGCGAGGAGGCGCGGTGGCGCGAGACGGGATACATGCCTTCGGTGCAGGAGTACGTCCGGCTGCGCCGCCGCACGATCACGGTGGCACCGCTGCTGTTGGTGGCGCAGCGGTGCCTGAGCGCGTGGCCGGACGCGGAGGGCCTGCACGACATCTGTGCCGATGTCGTCGCCTGGACGAACGACTTGTTCGATGCCGGGTCGGAGCAAGCCGGGCAGGTGGGGCTGGTCGATGTCCTGGCGCGGGAGCGGGGAGTCGACCGCGGTGAGGCAGCGGAGACCGCCCGCGCGATGATCGAGGAGCGGCTCGACGACTTCGACGGGCTCGCCGGGCAGTTGGCGGCTGGATGGTGCGTTGAGGGTGCCCGCTCGCGGGTCGAGACTGTCCGCACGTTCCTGGACGGCGCTGTCGCGTGGCAGTACGAGAGCCGCCGCTACCGCGCCACCCTGCCCTCGCAGCGGGTGTCGGAGGGGGTGCGGGCGGACCCGGTGGAGACGGCTGTCGTCCGGCTGGAGCGCCGGCTGGCGCTGGTGGTGGCACCAGGCGGAGCGGTGCCGGACCGGTGCGCGAGCCGCGTCCTGGAAACGGCGTTGTTCCTGGCCCTGCTCCGCACGCGCGGCACGCACCGAGACGAGCAGAGACAGCTGGCCTCCTATCTGGAACGGCGACGCGGTGATGCCGACCTGCTCGATGCCCTGCTGATCGATGCCTGCCTGCGCCCTCACACGCTGCCGGCCGACGCCGCCGACGCAGCAGTTGATTGTGTGGCCGGTGAGTCGGTCCACGGGGTGGGAGGTCGTGGCCGGCTCAAGCGCAGCATGCTGCACGCGGTGCTGCACGTGCTGGGCGGCCTGCGGCTGAACGCCCAGGACACCCCGGATCCCGCCCCCACCAACGCGCTGTCCACCTTCAGCACGATCCACCTCTTGGCCGTCCGCGTCTTCTACGCCCAGGTCACCGGATACCCGCACACCGTCTCCACCGGCGAACGCTTCCAGCTCGCCGACCTCCTGGACGACGATCAGGGACGGCTGTTGTGGGAGGCCAGCGCGGCCACCGAACTGCTCGGACTCAATGCCCTGCAGTCCTACCGGCCGGGCCACCCGGTGATCGACCGGGCCATCACCGGCCTGTTGCACGCCCGCGACAGCGATGGCGGGATGCCGTTCCTCGACAGTCAGGACGTATGGCTGTCAGCCGTGGGCGGTCTGGCCTTCCTCGGTCGGCCCGCGCTGCGGCGTTACACCGCCCGGATGGGCGAGTTCGTCGCAGCCTGGCAGGCCGCCGACGGTGGCTGGCCCTTCGCCAGTGGTGTCCGTCAGACCGACGTCGACACCGCCGCCCGCTGCATGGAGTTCCTCCAGGCTCTCGACGCGGACCGCTACCGCCACCATCTCGACCGGGGCGCTGCGTACCTCGCCGTTACGGCCGGCCCCGACGGCGGGTTCCCCACCTGGCTGGAGGGCGACGACCCCGACCTCGACATGACCGCGGGCGCCGTCATCGCCCTGGCCACCCGCGGGCCGAGCTGCACCCGGCTCGTCACCGCGGCCACACGCTTCATCGTCGACGCCCAGCGTCCCGACGGCACTTGGACCCCGAGCTGGACCCTCAGCGAGTCCAGCGTCATCCTGCGCGCCGTCGACGCACTTCAGGCCGCACGCGGCACCCCTGGCATCGACTCTGTGCGGCTCACCGCCGCGATCACCCGCGCGGCGGCACGTCTCACCGCAACCCAGCAACCCGACGGAGGCTGGGGCCACACACCGGACAACGCCAGCGACGCCCTCTCCACCGCGCAGGCCATCCCCGTCACCGCCCGCTATGGCCCACCCCACGTCACCCCCGCTGCAACTGCCTATCTGCTGTCCCAGCAAGACGAGACCGGCCGCTTCCCCGCCCCGCCCGACCAGGTGGGACCCCGCCCTATGCCATTCGACTTCCCCGTCGTCGCCGACCTCCACACACTCGCAGCCCTGACACGCGTCCGATTCGTCCAGCGCCAGCGGCGGGCTGCGTAA
- a CDS encoding IS1182 family transposase, with translation MQGEWAGETVGPDAWETCRELIPAGSVFAFLAEHREVLFPGSMFADMYPSTNGRPSMPPQVLAATVVLQSLHGLSDFETVQELRCDLRWKAACGLGLYDTAFDPSLLTYFRRRLQRSGDPNRLFAKVREVVTATGVLKGRQRRALDSTVLDDAVATQDTVTQLIAAIRRVIREVPDAEQVAAAWCTAHDYADPGKPRIAWNDQAAREALVDALVTDALNLLGRLPEQQLGEAAANAVGLLALVAGQDVEPAEESDGRDGRWRITRGTARDRTVSTVDPEARHIHKNRTRHQEGFRAHVAFEPEAGLFTEVALTAGSGADNHEAAIARDLLADEEAPLTVLGDAAYGTGDLREHLQAQGHDPVLKPPPLKPAVPSGFTADEFTVDTEKGEVTCPAGHTAALGRPLANGSRQAQFKKLCADCPLKDRCTRSKTGRVFTVHAKYDLLKAARDQAATDPDWQAEYRRWRPPVERAIAWLVAKGSRRVPYRGVIKNDTWLHHRAAALNLRRLINLGLTRTTGTWTLTTAHA, from the coding sequence GTGCAGGGGGAATGGGCTGGGGAGACGGTCGGGCCGGATGCGTGGGAGACCTGTCGGGAGCTGATCCCGGCCGGGAGTGTGTTCGCGTTCCTGGCCGAGCATCGCGAAGTGCTGTTCCCCGGGTCGATGTTCGCGGACATGTACCCCTCGACGAACGGGCGGCCGTCGATGCCGCCGCAGGTGCTGGCCGCGACGGTGGTGCTGCAGAGCCTGCACGGGCTCTCGGACTTCGAGACGGTGCAGGAACTGCGCTGTGACCTGCGGTGGAAGGCGGCGTGCGGGCTGGGGTTGTATGACACCGCGTTCGACCCGTCGCTGCTGACGTACTTCCGCCGCCGACTGCAGCGCTCGGGTGACCCGAACCGGCTGTTCGCCAAGGTCAGGGAGGTCGTCACGGCCACCGGTGTCCTCAAGGGCCGGCAGCGGCGGGCGCTGGACTCCACCGTGCTGGACGACGCGGTCGCCACCCAGGACACCGTCACCCAGCTCATCGCCGCGATCCGCCGGGTCATCCGCGAGGTCCCCGATGCCGAGCAGGTTGCTGCGGCGTGGTGCACCGCGCACGACTACGCCGACCCGGGCAAGCCCCGCATCGCCTGGAACGACCAGGCCGCCCGTGAGGCACTAGTCGACGCCCTGGTCACCGACGCGCTGAACCTGCTCGGCCGCCTGCCCGAGCAGCAGTTGGGCGAGGCCGCGGCGAACGCCGTCGGGCTGCTGGCCCTGGTCGCGGGCCAGGACGTGGAGCCGGCCGAGGAATCCGACGGCCGCGACGGGCGCTGGCGCATCACCCGCGGGACCGCCCGCGACCGCACGGTCTCCACCGTCGACCCCGAGGCGCGGCACATTCACAAGAACCGCACCCGCCACCAGGAGGGCTTCCGCGCCCACGTGGCCTTCGAACCCGAGGCCGGGCTGTTCACCGAGGTCGCCCTGACCGCCGGCAGCGGGGCCGACAACCACGAGGCCGCCATCGCCCGCGACCTCCTCGCCGACGAGGAAGCACCGCTCACCGTCCTGGGCGATGCCGCCTACGGCACCGGCGACCTGCGCGAACACCTCCAGGCCCAGGGCCACGACCCGGTCCTCAAGCCACCGCCGCTGAAACCGGCCGTCCCCAGCGGCTTCACCGCCGACGAGTTCACCGTCGACACCGAGAAGGGCGAGGTCACCTGCCCCGCCGGACACACCGCCGCGCTCGGCCGACCGCTGGCGAACGGCTCCCGGCAGGCCCAGTTCAAGAAGCTGTGCGCCGACTGCCCGCTCAAGGACCGCTGCACCCGCTCCAAAACCGGCCGGGTCTTCACCGTCCACGCCAAGTACGACCTGCTCAAGGCCGCCCGTGACCAGGCCGCCACCGACCCCGACTGGCAGGCCGAGTACCGCCGCTGGCGACCACCGGTGGAGCGCGCCATCGCCTGGCTCGTCGCCAAGGGCAGCCGCCGCGTCCCCTACCGGGGCGTCATCAAGAACGACACCTGGCTCCACCACCGCGCCGCCGCCCTCAACCTTCGCCGCCTGATTAACCTCGGACTCACCCGCACCACCGGCACCTGGACGCTCACGACAGCGCACGCATAA
- a CDS encoding CAP domain-containing protein translates to MTTSHPRRRARRIAVAVCALTATLTAIAPTASAAPTPPAAPATTTAEAAREYYPNVDWIVCEVNKTRKAKDLPGLLVSDQASNVARSHTQDMSRMGKLTSVGSDGRDLRTRLSDAGIFSNYIAEYMFYGYNHDGYFADMATDPDPHNAFYKDLMSADIAAIGIGYHNRYWDVDLVGPHRRLDTRPAACTGE, encoded by the coding sequence ATGACCACATCTCACCCCCGGCGGCGCGCGCGGCGCATCGCCGTTGCCGTATGCGCCCTGACGGCCACGCTCACGGCCATCGCTCCGACCGCCTCCGCGGCGCCCACTCCGCCCGCCGCGCCAGCCACGACCACTGCGGAAGCCGCACGGGAGTACTACCCCAACGTGGACTGGATCGTGTGCGAAGTGAACAAGACGCGGAAGGCGAAGGACCTGCCCGGGCTACTGGTCTCCGACCAGGCGTCCAACGTGGCGCGCAGCCACACGCAGGACATGTCCCGGATGGGCAAGCTCACCTCTGTCGGGAGCGACGGCCGCGACCTGCGCACCCGGCTCTCGGACGCCGGCATCTTCTCGAACTACATCGCCGAGTACATGTTCTACGGCTACAACCACGACGGATACTTCGCCGACATGGCCACCGACCCAGACCCGCACAACGCCTTCTACAAGGACTTGATGAGCGCCGACATCGCGGCCATCGGCATCGGCTACCACAACCGCTACTGGGACGTGGACCTCGTCGGCCCCCACCGCCGGCTCGACACCCGCCCCGCTGCCTGCACCGGCGAGTAG
- a CDS encoding MauE/DoxX family redox-associated membrane protein, with protein MLSLTTGLVPLVLAGLLGWTGSVKLFNRDTVRQAPKTALARILRSSERAALVLRAVGAVELLVAVGLLALPANPVPGTATAVLGAGFLGYLGYGRALAPESSCGCSANEDTPITWRAFARATVVLAGGATAAANGAWWSTITEQPGGSLVFLAVAVFVLVALSVDLDRWWLLPLRRLRLRVCGHPLFGSEPADRVPVAASVELLERSLAWQTASPVVRSGLLDHWEQGGWRILLYSGVYRTRESAQPVSVVFALDATASRDTPGDPVIRVSFVDADSGEPVAQEMLNAVPPRRALPTVG; from the coding sequence ATGCTCTCACTGACAACGGGCCTGGTACCGCTGGTCCTTGCGGGCCTACTGGGGTGGACCGGCTCGGTCAAGCTCTTCAACCGTGACACCGTGCGCCAGGCACCCAAGACGGCGCTGGCCCGCATACTGCGCAGCAGCGAGCGGGCGGCACTGGTGCTGCGTGCCGTCGGCGCAGTCGAACTCCTGGTCGCCGTAGGGCTGCTGGCCCTACCCGCGAACCCGGTGCCGGGCACGGCCACCGCCGTCCTCGGGGCCGGATTCCTCGGCTATCTCGGTTACGGCCGGGCGCTGGCCCCGGAGTCCTCCTGCGGCTGTTCGGCGAACGAGGACACCCCGATCACTTGGCGCGCGTTCGCGCGCGCCACGGTGGTCCTCGCAGGCGGCGCGACAGCGGCGGCGAACGGCGCCTGGTGGTCCACGATCACCGAACAGCCCGGCGGATCGCTCGTGTTTCTGGCCGTCGCCGTGTTCGTACTGGTGGCGCTCTCGGTCGATCTCGACCGGTGGTGGCTGCTTCCCCTGCGCCGACTGAGGCTACGAGTCTGCGGGCATCCGCTCTTCGGCAGCGAGCCGGCAGACCGCGTGCCCGTCGCCGCCAGCGTGGAACTGCTGGAGCGCTCCCTCGCCTGGCAGACCGCCTCCCCGGTGGTCCGGTCGGGTCTGCTGGACCACTGGGAGCAGGGCGGCTGGCGCATCCTCCTGTACTCGGGTGTGTACCGGACACGGGAGAGCGCACAACCGGTGTCCGTGGTCTTCGCCCTGGACGCCACCGCCAGCCGCGACACCCCCGGTGATCCCGTGATCCGCGTCAGCTTCGTCGACGCGGACAGCGGGGAACCAGTGGCGCAGGAGATGCTGAACGCCGTTCCCCCACGCAGGGCTCTGCCGACGGTCGGCTGA
- a CDS encoding cell wall protein — MTYRQNNNNGGLGRRRFLTTAALSGATIVGATALGGIDADAAFASEPSLDPAIPTSSFVEGRITGITGSVLQVGGSYGDHSRVQMTNATSVWKVRPTTAAEIEIGDGLYARGVPMPDGTVAADAVWVNIVNIDTQIRGIAKNRLHLSHGQHEFIGHVLPDTTNASYAGRALTSDLSRLRIGQRAQVLGAWRPSDDSVDIVRVSVGH; from the coding sequence GTGACGTACCGTCAGAACAACAACAACGGCGGGCTGGGCCGCCGACGCTTTCTCACCACGGCCGCCCTCAGCGGCGCAACCATCGTCGGCGCGACCGCCCTCGGCGGTATCGACGCCGACGCGGCCTTCGCCTCCGAGCCGTCGCTCGACCCGGCGATCCCCACATCGTCCTTCGTGGAGGGTCGGATCACCGGCATCACCGGCAGTGTGCTTCAGGTCGGGGGATCCTACGGCGACCACTCCCGGGTCCAGATGACCAACGCCACCAGCGTGTGGAAGGTCCGGCCCACCACCGCCGCCGAGATCGAGATCGGTGACGGGCTCTACGCGCGTGGCGTCCCGATGCCGGACGGTACCGTCGCCGCCGACGCGGTGTGGGTGAACATCGTGAACATCGACACCCAGATCCGCGGCATCGCGAAGAACCGACTGCACCTCTCCCACGGACAGCACGAATTCATCGGCCACGTCCTCCCGGACACGACGAACGCCTCCTACGCGGGCCGCGCGCTCACCTCGGACCTGTCCCGGCTGCGTATCGGACAGAGAGCCCAGGTGCTCGGGGCCTGGCGGCCGTCCGACGACTCCGTGGACATCGTCCGTGTCTCCGTCGGGCACTGA